Proteins encoded within one genomic window of Gemmobacter sp.:
- a CDS encoding aminotransferase class IV gives MATISSAQSYDGDPRNDEVRVYVNGEFVHRDKAVVSVFDAGFVLGDGVWEGLRLVNGKLLSLDQHMDRLFEGAKAISLDIGLTRAQVVDAIMATCAENGFTHDTHIRLMVTRGRKTTPNQDPRFMASAATVVIVAELKRPRQALADKGLSLFTSTYRCSSPDVFDLRMNSHSRLNLIQALIQAIAAGADEALMLDPNGFVASCNSTNFFIIRKGELWTSPGLYSFNGITRGHVSRLFGEQVGPSLQKDFTLAQAYSADEAFVTGTLGGVTPVTRIDGHTIGDGKPGPLTREIARVYWDYVAKSCA, from the coding sequence ATGGCCACCATTTCCAGCGCGCAAAGCTATGACGGCGACCCCCGCAACGACGAGGTGCGCGTCTATGTGAACGGCGAATTTGTGCACCGCGACAAGGCGGTCGTGTCGGTCTTCGACGCGGGTTTCGTGCTGGGCGATGGCGTGTGGGAGGGGCTGCGGCTGGTCAACGGTAAGCTCCTGTCGCTGGACCAGCACATGGACCGGCTGTTCGAAGGGGCCAAGGCCATCAGCCTCGACATCGGCCTGACGCGGGCGCAGGTGGTGGACGCCATCATGGCCACCTGCGCGGAAAACGGCTTCACCCACGACACCCACATCCGCCTGATGGTCACCCGCGGGCGCAAGACCACGCCGAACCAGGATCCGCGCTTCATGGCCTCGGCCGCCACGGTGGTGATCGTGGCCGAACTGAAACGCCCCCGGCAGGCGCTGGCGGACAAGGGGCTGTCGCTGTTCACCTCGACCTACCGCTGTTCCTCGCCCGACGTGTTCGACCTGCGGATGAACTCGCACAGCCGGTTGAACCTGATCCAGGCGTTGATCCAGGCCATCGCGGCGGGCGCGGACGAGGCGCTGATGCTGGACCCCAACGGCTTCGTGGCCAGCTGCAATTCGACCAACTTCTTCATCATCCGCAAGGGGGAACTCTGGACTTCGCCGGGGCTCTACAGCTTCAACGGGATCACGCGCGGGCATGTTTCGCGGCTGTTCGGCGAACAGGTGGGGCCGTCGCTGCAAAAGGACTTCACGCTGGCGCAGGCCTATTCGGCGGACGAGGCGTTCGTGACCGGTACGCTGGGCGGGGTGACCCCCGTGACCCGGATCGACGGCCACACCATCGGCGATGGCAAGCCCGGCCCCCTGACGCGTGAAATCGCCCGGGTCTATTGGGACTACGTGGCGAAAAGCTGCGCCTGA
- a CDS encoding amino acid ABC transporter ATP-binding protein, with protein sequence MTGPILRTTGLRKSFGDLEVLKGIDLTVAPGERIAIIGGSGSGKSTLLRCLNFMELPSAGRVELDGALIGQAQTGRDGTERISYSERALTQVRRRVGMVFQQFNLFPHMTVLQNTMEGLVTVDRMPRALARDRALAELRRVGLEDKLDAWPSQLSGGQQQRVAIARALAMQPEVLLFDEPTSSLDPELVGEVLRTINALAEEGRTMLLVTHELGFAYRFATRVLYLYDGLIHEEGTAEQIFRAPQREKTRAFIERSNEFSL encoded by the coding sequence ATGACCGGACCCATCCTGCGCACCACGGGCCTGCGCAAATCCTTTGGCGATCTGGAGGTGCTGAAGGGCATCGACCTGACCGTGGCCCCCGGCGAACGCATTGCCATCATCGGGGGCAGCGGATCGGGCAAAAGCACCCTGCTGCGGTGCCTGAACTTCATGGAACTGCCAAGCGCCGGGCGGGTGGAACTGGACGGCGCCCTGATCGGCCAGGCGCAGACCGGCCGCGATGGCACGGAACGCATCAGCTATTCCGAACGCGCCCTGACGCAGGTCCGGCGCCGGGTGGGCATGGTGTTCCAGCAGTTCAATCTGTTCCCCCACATGACCGTGCTGCAAAACACCATGGAGGGGCTGGTCACCGTGGACCGCATGCCCCGCGCGCTGGCGCGGGACCGCGCGCTGGCCGAACTGCGCCGCGTCGGGCTGGAGGACAAGCTGGACGCCTGGCCCAGCCAGCTGTCCGGCGGCCAGCAACAGCGCGTCGCCATCGCCCGCGCGCTGGCCATGCAGCCCGAAGTCCTGCTGTTCGACGAACCCACCTCATCGCTGGATCCCGAACTGGTGGGCGAGGTGTTGCGCACCATCAACGCCCTGGCCGAGGAGGGGCGCACCATGCTGCTGGTCACGCATGAACTGGGTTTCGCCTACCGCTTCGCCACCCGCGTCCTCTATCTCTATGACGGGCTGATCCACGAGGAAGGCACCGCCGAACAGATCTTCCGCGCCCCGCAGCGCGAGAAAACCCGGGCGTTCATCGAACGCTCCAACGAATTTTCCCTGTAA
- a CDS encoding amino acid ABC transporter permease: MQYQWDFSLIFDNLPVLWRGVVVTLQLSALCLLAGLALGFVIALMRLSKVAAARVAGRAFVEFFRNVPALIQLIWFYYAFPILIGAQMSPFMAAFLGITLNTAAFSAEIYRAGIQSLEKGQWEGAMAIGMRRGQILRRIILPQVFQRMLPAFTNRAVEVAKVTSLASVISVQELMYQGRLLSSTYYRPLEILTAVGFIYLLVIYPLSLASMLMERRMARNQ, from the coding sequence ATGCAGTATCAATGGGATTTCTCGCTGATCTTCGACAACCTGCCGGTGCTGTGGCGCGGCGTCGTGGTCACGTTGCAGCTGTCGGCGCTGTGCCTGCTGGCCGGGCTGGCGCTGGGGTTTGTGATTGCGCTGATGCGGCTGTCCAAGGTGGCGGCGGCGCGGGTGGCGGGCCGGGCCTTCGTGGAATTCTTCCGCAACGTGCCGGCGCTGATCCAGCTGATCTGGTTCTACTACGCCTTTCCGATCCTGATCGGCGCGCAGATGAGCCCGTTCATGGCCGCCTTCCTTGGCATCACCCTGAACACCGCCGCCTTTTCGGCCGAGATCTATCGTGCCGGCATCCAGTCGCTGGAAAAGGGCCAGTGGGAAGGCGCCATGGCCATCGGCATGCGCCGGGGGCAGATCCTGCGCCGCATCATCCTGCCGCAGGTGTTCCAGCGCATGCTGCCCGCCTTTACCAACCGCGCGGTCGAGGTGGCCAAGGTCACCTCGCTGGCCTCGGTGATCTCGGTGCAGGAACTGATGTATCAGGGGCGCCTGCTGTCTTCGACCTACTATCGCCCGCTGGAGATTCTGACGGCGGTGGGTTTCATCTATCTTCTCGTCATCTATCCGCTCAGCCTGGCCTCCATGCTGATGGAGCGGCGGATGGCGCGCAACCAGTGA
- a CDS encoding amino acid ABC transporter permease, giving the protein MPYEWDFLAVLEQWPLLLSGLIGTIKIAAIAIVAGIVVGALVAAMRLSRLRPVRVLGTVYVDFYRNTPGILHFFWFYYALPVLSNVSLGPLEAAALALATQSGAFYAEVFRGGIASIRKGQWEGARALGMTRGQALRRIILPQAARRMIAPFTERSFEIIKTTSLASTLSYGELLYQGMMVASITFRPLETYTLLALIYFALLFSLSSLAKWAESRLQAY; this is encoded by the coding sequence ATGCCCTATGAATGGGATTTCCTTGCCGTTCTGGAACAGTGGCCGCTGCTGCTGTCCGGCCTGATCGGCACCATCAAGATCGCGGCCATCGCCATTGTCGCAGGGATCGTGGTGGGCGCGCTGGTGGCAGCGATGCGCCTGTCGCGCCTGCGGCCGGTGCGGGTGCTGGGCACGGTCTACGTGGATTTCTACCGCAACACGCCGGGCATCCTGCACTTCTTCTGGTTCTATTACGCGCTGCCGGTTCTCAGCAATGTGTCGCTGGGCCCGCTGGAGGCGGCGGCCCTGGCGCTGGCCACGCAATCGGGCGCGTTCTATGCCGAGGTGTTCCGCGGCGGCATCGCCTCGATCCGCAAGGGCCAGTGGGAGGGTGCGCGGGCGCTGGGCATGACCCGGGGGCAGGCGCTGCGCCGCATCATCCTGCCGCAGGCCGCGCGCCGCATGATCGCGCCGTTCACGGAACGCTCGTTCGAGATCATCAAGACGACCTCGCTTGCCTCGACCCTGTCCTACGGCGAACTGCTGTATCAGGGCATGATGGTCGCCTCGATCACCTTCCGGCCGCTGGAAACCTATACCCTGCTGGCCCTGATCTACTTTGCCCTGCTGTTCAGCCTGAGTTCGCTGGCGAAATGGGCCGAGTCCCGGTTGCAGGCCTACTGA
- a CDS encoding transporter substrate-binding domain-containing protein, which yields MMNRRNLIALAAGLALSAGLLPQMAAAQSSLDEVKARGVFRVGVAAADPWFYKNPATNEWTGVGVEIGKLMAADLGLKYQPVETTWGNSVAALQAGQIDVMYVLDPTEERKKAIDFPEAPLLYYAMGAMTKEGVKVENWADLNKAGTRVGVTMGTNVDRILTAELPNATIERFASNDESVAAFAAGRVDVVSQFHPALIVQASRLRMGVVQLPKEVRAIPTSVGLRKAADPAFKDWVSAFVGKIYADGTTNKIFRDYISSKGINPDTVPGIAKETWF from the coding sequence ATGATGAACAGACGCAACCTGATCGCCCTTGCTGCCGGCCTTGCGCTGTCGGCGGGCCTTTTGCCGCAGATGGCCGCCGCGCAATCCTCGCTGGACGAGGTGAAGGCCCGCGGCGTGTTCCGCGTGGGCGTCGCCGCCGCCGACCCGTGGTTCTACAAGAACCCGGCCACCAACGAATGGACTGGCGTCGGGGTGGAAATCGGCAAGCTGATGGCGGCCGACCTGGGGCTGAAATACCAGCCGGTGGAAACCACCTGGGGCAATTCGGTTGCTGCGCTGCAAGCCGGCCAGATCGACGTGATGTATGTGCTGGACCCGACCGAGGAGCGGAAGAAGGCCATCGACTTTCCCGAAGCGCCGCTGCTGTACTACGCGATGGGCGCCATGACCAAGGAAGGCGTCAAGGTGGAAAACTGGGCCGACCTGAACAAGGCCGGCACCCGCGTGGGCGTGACCATGGGCACCAACGTGGACCGCATCCTGACGGCCGAGCTGCCCAACGCCACCATCGAACGCTTTGCCAGCAATGACGAATCCGTTGCCGCCTTTGCTGCCGGCCGCGTCGATGTGGTCTCGCAGTTCCACCCGGCGCTGATCGTGCAGGCCTCGCGCCTGCGGATGGGCGTGGTGCAGCTGCCCAAGGAAGTGCGCGCCATCCCGACCAGCGTCGGCCTGCGCAAGGCGGCGGATCCGGCGTTCAAGGACTGGGTCAGCGCCTTTGTCGGCAAGATCTATGCCGATGGCACCACCAACAAGATCTTCCGCGACTACATTTCGTCCAAGGGGATCAACCCGGATACCGTGCCGGGCATCGCCAAGGAAACCTGGTTCTGA
- a CDS encoding GntR family transcriptional regulator — protein MSAEDTLPMQRIEPVKRRTFREQIAESLRVLIMSGELAPGSQIIEADLADRFGVSRGPLREALRQLIEDGLLVTVPYTGTHVVDLSLKDIREIFSLRTALEIFAFEQVWNRRDDRFRVELSRRHDDLLQSIREGDDEKSILNELSLHSCVYEFSGHQLLLETWMGLRGKLQLYWAAHHRAHGRRGPHPDGHRQYVEAALGNDLATVIAEVREHMMRGSSQTEAFLENSRKAGKFI, from the coding sequence ATGAGTGCCGAGGACACATTGCCGATGCAGCGAATCGAGCCGGTCAAGCGCCGGACGTTCCGCGAACAGATCGCGGAATCGCTGCGCGTCCTGATCATGTCGGGGGAACTGGCACCCGGCAGCCAGATCATCGAGGCCGATCTGGCCGACCGTTTCGGCGTCAGCCGCGGCCCGCTGCGCGAGGCGCTGCGCCAGCTGATCGAAGATGGCCTGCTGGTGACCGTGCCCTATACCGGCACCCATGTGGTCGACCTGTCGCTGAAGGACATCCGCGAAATCTTTTCGCTGCGCACGGCGCTGGAAATCTTTGCCTTTGAGCAGGTGTGGAACCGGCGCGATGACCGCTTCCGCGTGGAACTGTCCCGCCGGCACGACGACCTGCTGCAAAGCATCCGCGAAGGCGACGACGAAAAATCCATCCTCAACGAACTGTCGCTGCATTCCTGCGTCTACGAATTTTCCGGCCATCAGCTGTTGCTGGAAACCTGGATGGGGCTGCGGGGCAAGTTGCAGCTGTATTGGGCCGCCCACCACCGTGCCCACGGCCGCCGCGGCCCGCATCCCGACGGCCACCGCCAATATGTCGAGGCCGCACTTGGCAACGATCTGGCGACCGTCATCGCCGAAGTGCGCGAACACATGATGCGCGGCTCGTCGCAAACCGAAGCATTTCTGGAAAACTCTCGCAAGGCCGGCAAGTTCATCTGA
- a CDS encoding sulfatase-like hydrolase/transferase — translation MTMTKRPNILLITTDQWPGHLLGIAGHPVVQTPTLDELARNGVRFSNAHSECPICVPARRTLMTGASPRAHGDRVYDDSLKMPADTMAAAFRAAGYQTQAVGKLHVWPQRDRIGFDDVQLDEEGRAQYGVIDDYEIFLGDRGRPGQQFDHGMSTDGYVWRPWHLPEDLHVTNWATQQMIRQIKRRDPQRPGFWYLSYRHPHPPLVPLQSYLDMYRDMDMGEPVGDDWGQATGDLPYVVASKRKRGEKYSPRQIADIRRAFYALCTQIDHQIRLVIGTLREEMLLDNTIVLFTSDHGDMLGDHGLWAKSLFYQPSVNIPMILLGRRNDPVIGTGVVEDRLVTLADVMPTLLDLAGVPAPDTMDGRSMLTAPAREVVHGEFGENANATRMIRDQRWKLVYYPVGNVCQLFDMEMDPQETRDLAHLPECAAILDRLSGELVRHLYGGDLDWVTDGRLTGLPNREAGPRLNRDLSSQRGQHWPPQLHSDMPQILNSA, via the coding sequence ATGACCATGACCAAACGCCCGAATATCCTGCTGATCACCACCGACCAGTGGCCGGGCCACCTGCTGGGCATCGCCGGGCATCCGGTGGTGCAGACGCCCACGCTGGACGAACTGGCGCGCAACGGGGTGCGGTTCTCCAACGCGCATTCCGAATGCCCGATCTGCGTTCCCGCGCGCCGCACCCTGATGACCGGCGCCTCGCCCCGCGCGCATGGCGACCGGGTGTATGACGACAGCCTGAAGATGCCCGCCGACACCATGGCCGCCGCCTTTCGCGCCGCCGGCTACCAGACGCAGGCGGTGGGCAAGCTGCATGTCTGGCCGCAGCGCGACCGCATCGGGTTTGACGATGTGCAACTGGACGAGGAAGGCCGCGCGCAATACGGCGTGATCGACGATTACGAGATTTTCCTGGGCGACAGGGGCCGTCCGGGCCAGCAGTTCGACCATGGCATGAGTACCGACGGCTACGTCTGGCGCCCCTGGCACCTGCCCGAGGATCTGCACGTCACCAACTGGGCCACCCAGCAGATGATCCGCCAGATCAAGCGGCGCGATCCGCAGCGGCCCGGCTTCTGGTATCTGTCCTACCGCCACCCGCACCCGCCGCTGGTGCCGCTGCAATCCTATCTGGACATGTACCGCGACATGGACATGGGCGAACCCGTCGGCGACGACTGGGGGCAGGCCACGGGCGACCTGCCCTATGTCGTCGCCTCGAAACGCAAGCGGGGCGAGAAATATTCGCCGCGCCAGATCGCCGACATCCGCCGCGCGTTCTATGCCCTTTGCACCCAGATCGACCACCAGATCCGGCTGGTCATCGGCACGCTGCGCGAAGAAATGCTGCTGGACAACACCATCGTGCTGTTCACCTCGGACCATGGCGACATGCTGGGCGATCATGGGTTGTGGGCGAAAAGTCTGTTCTATCAGCCTTCGGTGAATATCCCGATGATCCTGCTGGGCCGCCGCAACGATCCGGTGATCGGGACAGGCGTGGTCGAGGACCGGCTGGTCACGCTGGCCGATGTGATGCCCACGCTGTTGGATCTGGCAGGCGTTCCGGCGCCTGACACGATGGACGGCCGGTCCATGCTGACCGCCCCTGCGCGCGAAGTGGTGCATGGCGAATTCGGCGAAAACGCCAATGCCACCCGCATGATCCGCGATCAGCGGTGGAAGCTGGTCTATTACCCCGTCGGCAACGTCTGCCAGCTGTTCGACATGGAGATGGACCCGCAGGAAACCCGCGATCTGGCCCATCTGCCCGAATGCGCCGCCATTCTGGACCGGCTGTCGGGCGAACTGGTGCGCCACCTGTATGGCGGCGATCTGGATTGGGTGACCGATGGCCGCCTGACCGGCCTGCCAAACCGCGAGGCCGGGCCGCGGCTGAACCGCGACCTCTCCAGCCAGCGCGGCCAGCACTGGCCGCCGCAACTGCATTCCGACATGCCGCAAATCCTCAACAGCGCCTGA